One Limnochordia bacterium DNA segment encodes these proteins:
- a CDS encoding EutN/CcmL family microcompartment protein yields MILGRVLGNVISTQKDGNLQGFKLQVVQPIDAYDLAPRGNAIVAVDTAGAGCDDVVMVVSGSSARQTSQTKTCPVDMAIVAIVDTVEIQGKKVYGK; encoded by the coding sequence ATGATCTTAGGTAGGGTCCTCGGAAATGTGATTAGCACCCAGAAAGACGGGAACTTACAGGGATTTAAGCTTCAGGTAGTGCAGCCTATTGATGCCTATGACCTAGCTCCTAGGGGTAACGCCATTGTTGCGGTGGATACCGCGGGAGCTGGCTGCGACGATGTTGTGATGGTTGTCTCCGGTAGTTCGGCACGACAGACGAGTCAGACCAAGACGTGTCCTGTGGACATGGCGATTGTCGCGATTGTTGATACGGTAGAGATCCAGGGCAAGA